The window TAAAATCGGTCCCAATACTTCATCTCTTGTCCAACTCGACATCGATTCAGCGCCCAAATCATCAAGCATTAATACTTGCTGTTTTTTTAAGGTTTCAATCTTCTCATTTAGGGTCGAATTAGCAATCGAGTTTTTCAATTCGCGAAGCAACTCTGGAACATAAACGATCATTGATGGCACTTTTTTTGCTGCTAATTCATTGGCAATCGCTCCTAAAAGAAATGATTTACCAACTCCAAATTGTCCGTAAAAGTACAAACCCTTTTGCTTTATACTAGCTGTATAATTAGCAACAAATGAAGTGGCTTTATCAAGTGCCTCTTCACGACCAGGTGTATTTTCGCGAATATCAATATTTTCGAAAGTTACATGTAATAAATCCTTAGGAAAATGCATACTTTTAATGAGTTTTTCATTTTTTCTTTTCTCATCGTACATAATTTGCTGAGGACAACGGTCATATTGGATATCAATCGAATTAGCTCTGATTACAAGCTCAGGATAATAACCTTTAATTAAATTCTCACATCCATCGAGGCTTGAACAATTTTGACAATCCTTACTTTGGGTGGAATACTCATAGAGCTTCGTTAAGCCTTTTTCAATCATTTCATTTGTAATTTCATGACTGTGCTCGGCTAAGAACGCACGCACATACGGGTTATTTATAATTTCACGTCGCTTTTGCTGATAGCGCTTTTGAAAATTTTCATTACCGCCCAGTTTTTTTAAAGTTTTATTAATATTTTCCATATTTTATCCTTCACCCCCTATTTCCTTAAATTCTTAATTTTTTCCTCTAATGCCCGTTTTCGGGTTTCAAAATCTGAATCTTTATTGTTAACGTCCTTTTGTTTGACTTCTTGTTTATTACTCTCTTCATTAAACCAATCAGGCAGCAATTCGGTCCGGATTGGTTTTTTCGAAGTTTTTTTCTTATTTTTATTTTCACCAGAAGCCCATTGTTGATATTGTTTATGTTCATTTAAAGCAAGCTCCATGGCTGCTTTAACGGTTTTTACCTCTTTTCGGGCCCAGTGACTAGCTAATTTTTCAACATATCCCTTTGTAAGCTTCATATCCATCTTTAGCATAACATAATGGATGAGAACGTTAATAACTCCTGGTAAAAGCTTTTGATTAAACATAACATCCTCAATGATTTTTATATCCGCATTGGATGCCTCTGCACCGCCCGCTAAATCACTTAAAAACTTTAATGGTGAGGTAGTGTCAAAATAATGGATCAACTTATCTTCCTGCGTTTGTGGTTCAATAGTTTTTGATTGGTATAATGGCGGATGAGTCCGTTCTATAAGGGAAGGAAGCGAATCTTGGTAGTTAAACTGATACCAATCACGTGCTGATTTCCGTAGCTCTTCCAAGTTAATCTCGTCATGCTCAGTCATCGCACTAAGGACAAT of the Bacillus sp. 1NLA3E genome contains:
- the dnaI gene encoding primosomal protein DnaI yields the protein MENINKTLKKLGGNENFQKRYQQKRREIINNPYVRAFLAEHSHEITNEMIEKGLTKLYEYSTQSKDCQNCSSLDGCENLIKGYYPELVIRANSIDIQYDRCPQQIMYDEKRKNEKLIKSMHFPKDLLHVTFENIDIRENTPGREEALDKATSFVANYTASIKQKGLYFYGQFGVGKSFLLGAIANELAAKKVPSMIVYVPELLRELKNSIANSTLNEKIETLKKQQVLMLDDLGAESMSSWTRDEVLGPILQYRMQENLPTFFTSNFDFQELEHHLTYSQRGEEEKMKARRIMERIKYLADSVPIDGPNRRI